From a region of the Basfia succiniciproducens genome:
- the ispE gene encoding 4-(cytidine 5'-diphospho)-2-C-methyl-D-erythritol kinase, producing the protein MKTHQFSTALFSDYKQGDSFNFPCPAKLNLFLYINGRRADGYHELQTLFQFLDYGDWLSIKVRNDGKIRLTPEIPDLKTEDNLIYRAAKLLQQKTACRLGADLHLDKVLPMGGGVGGGSSNAATALVALNYLWKTGLSVNELAELGLKLGADVPIFVHGKAAFAEGVGEKITYCEPPEKWYAVIKPNVSISTAKVFSEPDLTRDTKKKPLEQLLQQEYTNDCEKVVRKLYPEVEELLRWLVKYAPSRLTGSGACVFAEFADEQSAQTVFNLKSKQFSGFVAQGLNVSPLHKMLEQLNRQNHG; encoded by the coding sequence CTCATCAATTTTCTACCGCACTTTTTTCCGATTATAAGCAAGGGGATAGCTTTAATTTCCCTTGCCCTGCGAAATTAAATCTATTCTTATATATCAACGGGCGGCGCGCCGACGGTTACCATGAACTGCAAACCTTATTCCAGTTTTTAGATTATGGCGATTGGCTCTCAATTAAAGTCCGCAATGACGGTAAAATCCGTCTCACCCCTGAAATTCCCGATTTAAAAACCGAAGATAATTTAATTTATCGGGCGGCAAAATTATTACAACAAAAAACGGCTTGCCGGTTAGGTGCGGATCTGCATTTAGACAAAGTGTTGCCTATGGGCGGCGGCGTTGGCGGCGGTTCATCCAATGCGGCAACGGCATTGGTTGCGTTAAACTATCTCTGGAAAACCGGCTTATCTGTTAACGAGCTTGCCGAATTAGGCTTAAAACTCGGTGCGGACGTACCTATTTTCGTCCACGGTAAAGCCGCTTTTGCCGAAGGTGTCGGTGAAAAAATCACCTATTGTGAGCCTCCTGAAAAATGGTATGCGGTAATTAAACCGAATGTATCTATTTCCACCGCCAAAGTTTTTTCCGAACCTGATTTAACCCGTGACACCAAGAAAAAACCGCTTGAGCAATTACTACAACAAGAATATACAAACGATTGCGAAAAAGTTGTGAGAAAACTTTATCCGGAGGTTGAAGAACTGCTCCGCTGGTTGGTAAAATACGCACCATCAAGATTGACGGGGAGCGGTGCTTGCGTATTTGCTGAATTTGCTGATGAACAATCGGCGCAAACCGTATTTAATTTAAAATCTAAACAGTTTTCCGGTTTTGTTGCGCAAGGATTAAACGTTTCTCCATTACATAAAATGTTGGAACAATTAAACCGACAGAATCACGGTTAA
- a CDS encoding ribose-phosphate pyrophosphokinase — translation MPDIKLFAGNATPELAKRISERLYISLGDATVGRFSDGEIQVQINENVRGSDVFIIQSTCAPTNDNLMELIVMVDALRRASAGRITAVIPYFGYARQDRRVRSARVPITAKVVADFLSSVGVDRVLTCDLHAEQIQGFFDVPVDNVFGSPVLINDILKKTDLENPIVVSPDIGGVVRARAVAKLLNDTDMAIIDKRRPKANVSQVMHIIGDVSDRDCILVDDMIDTGGTLVKAAEALKERGAKRVFAYATHAVFSGSAAQNIANPALDEVVVTDTIPLSAEIKALGKVRSLTLSAMLAEAIRRISNEESISAMFDA, via the coding sequence ATGCCTGACATTAAACTCTTCGCTGGTAATGCTACGCCAGAACTAGCAAAACGAATTTCCGAACGCCTGTATATTTCATTAGGTGATGCTACCGTAGGTCGTTTTAGCGATGGCGAAATTCAAGTTCAGATCAATGAAAACGTGCGTGGTAGCGACGTGTTCATTATCCAATCAACTTGTGCACCAACCAATGACAATTTAATGGAATTGATTGTAATGGTTGATGCCTTACGTCGTGCGTCAGCCGGTCGTATTACAGCGGTTATTCCTTATTTCGGTTATGCGCGCCAAGACCGCCGCGTACGTTCCGCCCGTGTGCCGATTACCGCTAAAGTGGTGGCAGATTTCTTATCAAGCGTAGGTGTTGACCGCGTATTAACCTGCGACCTGCACGCAGAACAAATTCAAGGTTTCTTTGACGTACCGGTAGACAACGTGTTCGGTTCGCCTGTTTTAATTAACGACATTTTGAAAAAAACCGATTTAGAAAACCCAATCGTCGTATCACCGGATATCGGCGGTGTAGTTCGTGCCCGCGCAGTTGCCAAATTATTGAACGATACGGATATGGCGATTATCGACAAACGTCGTCCTAAAGCAAACGTATCGCAAGTTATGCACATTATCGGTGATGTTTCCGACCGTGACTGTATCTTAGTCGATGATATGATCGATACCGGCGGCACCTTAGTAAAAGCGGCAGAAGCCTTAAAAGAACGCGGTGCGAAACGCGTATTTGCTTATGCAACCCATGCCGTATTCTCCGGTTCCGCAGCGCAAAACATTGCCAACCCGGCATTAGACGAAGTGGTTGTAACGGATACTATCCCGCTTTCCGCCGAAATCAAAGCCTTAGGCAAAGTGCGTTCATTAACTCTTTCGGCAATGCTTGCGGAAGCTATTCGCCGCATCAGCAATGAAGAATCAATTTCTGCCATGTTTGACGCTTAA